A genomic window from Candidatus Pelagisphaera phototrophica includes:
- the ilvB gene encoding biosynthetic-type acetolactate synthase large subunit, with amino-acid sequence MSATTDVKKPSQATQEVNGADILVESLIREGVTDIFAYPGGASMEMHQSLAKAKDRIRTILPRHEQGGSFAAEGYARATGKPGVCMATSGPGATNLMTAIADAFMDSTPLVCITGQVYTKFIGKAAFQETDFFGMTLPVVKHSYLVMDIKDLAYTVKEAFKVATTGRPGPVVVDIPKDVQQNMIVPEWPGEITLLDSKLPTYATDRQLKNILHLIEEAKRPMVYYGGGIVAAEAYDELGAFIEKTGVPCSSTLMGVGAFPETHLLSTKWFGMHGSAYGNLAVHNCDLLLAFGVRFDDRITGDVSKFAPQAEIVHIDIDASEHNKNKIVHHPITGDIAHAMGRMVELMDQADFKKPDFGQWVEQIQDWKKEFPFSYEESPHILGQEAIRVLYELTNGEAIISTGVGQHQMWAAQYYDFKYPRHHISSLGLGSMGYGYPAALGAKVACPDKQVIDIDGDGSFVMNVQELATAKIEKIAAKAMILNNQHLGMVMQWEDRFYESVRGNTILGDETNIGSPENLGGLYPNYVQIANGFGLPARRVHKKEELRDAVQEMLDSDEAFLLDVITPYTEHVLPMIPAGKSVDQMIVK; translated from the coding sequence ATGAGTGCAACCACAGACGTTAAGAAGCCTTCTCAAGCCACCCAAGAAGTGAATGGAGCCGACATCCTAGTCGAATCTCTGATCAGAGAAGGGGTCACCGACATTTTCGCCTATCCGGGAGGCGCATCCATGGAGATGCATCAGTCGCTCGCAAAAGCGAAGGACCGGATCCGCACGATTCTCCCCCGCCACGAGCAAGGCGGATCGTTCGCCGCTGAGGGATATGCACGAGCAACGGGCAAACCGGGAGTATGCATGGCGACTAGCGGTCCTGGGGCCACTAATCTGATGACGGCGATCGCGGACGCCTTTATGGACAGCACGCCCCTCGTCTGCATTACCGGCCAAGTTTATACGAAGTTCATCGGCAAAGCCGCATTCCAGGAAACTGATTTCTTTGGAATGACGCTTCCTGTGGTCAAGCACAGCTACTTGGTCATGGATATCAAGGACCTCGCTTACACGGTTAAAGAGGCTTTCAAAGTGGCCACTACGGGCCGACCCGGTCCTGTCGTTGTCGACATTCCCAAGGATGTTCAGCAGAATATGATCGTACCGGAATGGCCGGGAGAGATCACCCTTCTCGATTCCAAGCTGCCGACTTACGCCACGGATCGGCAGTTGAAGAATATTCTCCATCTCATTGAAGAGGCCAAACGCCCGATGGTTTACTATGGAGGTGGAATTGTCGCGGCCGAGGCGTACGATGAATTGGGAGCCTTTATTGAGAAAACAGGAGTACCTTGCTCGTCCACCCTGATGGGGGTCGGCGCCTTTCCTGAAACCCATCTGCTTTCAACCAAGTGGTTTGGGATGCATGGTTCCGCCTACGGAAATCTGGCGGTCCATAACTGCGACTTGCTACTCGCCTTCGGTGTCCGATTTGACGATCGCATCACTGGCGACGTATCCAAGTTTGCACCACAAGCTGAAATTGTCCATATTGACATAGATGCGTCTGAGCACAACAAGAACAAAATTGTGCATCACCCCATTACGGGAGATATCGCCCATGCCATGGGTCGGATGGTCGAGCTCATGGACCAGGCCGATTTCAAAAAGCCTGATTTTGGCCAATGGGTAGAGCAAATCCAAGACTGGAAGAAAGAGTTTCCTTTCTCCTACGAAGAGAGCCCTCATATTTTGGGTCAGGAAGCGATTCGGGTATTGTACGAACTTACCAATGGCGAAGCGATTATTTCAACAGGCGTCGGCCAGCACCAAATGTGGGCCGCTCAGTACTATGATTTCAAATATCCCCGCCACCATATATCGTCGCTAGGCCTTGGATCGATGGGATACGGGTACCCTGCTGCTCTTGGAGCGAAGGTCGCTTGCCCCGACAAGCAAGTGATCGATATCGACGGGGATGGCTCCTTCGTCATGAACGTTCAGGAACTGGCTACTGCTAAGATCGAAAAAATCGCTGCCAAGGCTATGATTCTAAACAATCAGCATCTCGGCATGGTCATGCAGTGGGAAGACCGGTTTTATGAAAGTGTTCGGGGTAACACTATCCTCGGCGACGAGACTAACATCGGTTCACCCGAGAACCTAGGTGGCCTATATCCGAATTACGTGCAAATCGCCAACGGCTTCGGCCTCCCTGCTCGACGTGTTCACAAAAAAGAGGAGTTGAGGGATGCCGTCCAGGAAATGCTGGATAGCGACGAAGCCTTCCTGCTTGATGTGATCACTCCGTACACGGAACATGTCCTCCCAATGATTCCTGCGGGCAAGTCCGTAGACCAGATGATTGTAAAGTAG
- a CDS encoding PP2C family protein-serine/threonine phosphatase codes for MSENDSQSNEISVGWNGITDVGRFRTNNEDAFLALNIDAQEVRYLGKDGSASMDGDDFIFAVSDGMGGANAGEFASKIAVDKITELLPKTFHLGAMGLDRRCGQILSELFSRIHEEMVQMGTYYEECRGMGATLSLCWLTPSVMHFGHVGDSRIYYLPKEGEFTQITEDHTHVGYLFRQGKITEYEARTRRDRNILDQALGGNIQRLDPQIGSVVYSPGDRFVLCTDGVTDGISNRRIHSLVAFPPSNMESLNPAERLVYDAKEESGCDNLTCLVLTLE; via the coding sequence ATGAGCGAAAACGATAGCCAATCGAATGAAATCTCAGTCGGCTGGAATGGAATTACCGACGTCGGTCGATTTAGGACCAACAACGAAGACGCCTTTCTCGCCCTAAATATTGATGCTCAGGAAGTTCGATACTTAGGCAAGGATGGTTCCGCATCCATGGATGGAGATGACTTCATCTTCGCAGTTAGTGACGGCATGGGCGGGGCGAACGCCGGAGAGTTCGCCAGCAAGATCGCGGTCGACAAAATTACGGAGTTGCTGCCCAAGACGTTTCATCTGGGAGCCATGGGGCTTGATCGGAGATGCGGTCAGATCTTGTCGGAGCTCTTCAGTCGTATCCACGAGGAGATGGTGCAAATGGGTACCTACTACGAAGAATGCCGAGGTATGGGCGCGACCTTGAGTCTTTGCTGGCTGACGCCTTCGGTCATGCATTTTGGCCACGTAGGAGACAGCCGAATCTACTATTTGCCGAAAGAAGGTGAATTCACGCAAATCACCGAGGACCATACACATGTAGGCTATCTTTTTCGGCAGGGAAAAATTACAGAATACGAAGCGAGAACGAGAAGGGATCGAAATATTCTAGACCAGGCTCTGGGTGGAAACATTCAGCGACTAGATCCACAGATCGGCTCAGTGGTTTACTCTCCGGGTGATAGGTTTGTCCTTTGCACTGACGGGGTTACGGACGGCATATCGAATCGTCGCATCCATTCACTCGTAGCGTTTCCTCCTTCTAATATGGAATCCTTGAATCCTGCGGAACGCTTGGTGTACGATGCCAAAGAGGAAAGCGGGTGCGATAATCTGACCTGCTTAGTCCTTACCCTCGAGTAG
- a CDS encoding acetyl-CoA carboxylase carboxyltransferase subunit alpha, whose product MDMKYALDFEKPLRGLIKQLDALHQLSEENHIDVSNEISAIEAKIEQTKRSIYSNLSSWQRVQLARHPLRPYSLDYVNSIFEGFREMHGDRQFRDDKSILGGTAFLDGKAVMIIAQQKGRNTKENILRNFGMPNPEGYRKALRLMKLAEKFGLPIITWVDTPGAYPGVGSEERHVAEAIAVNIREMSQMEVPIVTVVVGEGGSGGALGIAVGDRVLILENAYYSVISPESCSAILWKDRSQASKAASALRLGDQALLKRLGVVDDVIEEPMGGAQNSPEEAANSVGKAVRSHLAELVKLTKDQLLEKRYARYRTLGELNDGKVIDINEAAS is encoded by the coding sequence ATGGACATGAAATATGCTCTCGACTTTGAAAAGCCGCTTCGCGGTCTGATCAAGCAGCTTGATGCCCTGCATCAGTTGTCAGAAGAGAACCACATCGACGTATCGAACGAAATTAGCGCGATCGAGGCGAAAATCGAGCAAACCAAGCGTTCGATCTATTCGAACCTCTCGTCTTGGCAAAGGGTCCAGCTCGCCCGCCATCCCTTGCGGCCGTATTCTCTGGATTATGTGAACTCCATTTTCGAGGGCTTCCGGGAAATGCATGGGGATCGTCAATTCAGGGACGACAAATCGATTCTAGGCGGTACGGCATTCCTTGACGGCAAGGCTGTCATGATCATTGCCCAGCAAAAAGGCCGCAATACGAAGGAGAACATCCTCCGAAATTTCGGAATGCCGAATCCCGAAGGGTATCGTAAAGCACTGCGTCTCATGAAGCTGGCAGAGAAATTCGGCCTTCCCATCATCACATGGGTCGATACACCCGGGGCCTACCCTGGCGTGGGTTCGGAGGAACGCCATGTAGCGGAGGCCATTGCCGTCAATATCCGTGAGATGAGCCAGATGGAGGTGCCCATAGTCACAGTAGTGGTTGGCGAAGGCGGATCGGGTGGTGCTCTTGGTATCGCAGTCGGAGATCGGGTTCTGATCCTCGAAAACGCGTATTACTCCGTAATTTCACCGGAAAGCTGTTCTGCCATTCTATGGAAGGATCGTTCTCAGGCATCCAAAGCCGCCTCCGCATTGAGGTTAGGCGATCAGGCGCTTCTCAAGCGTCTAGGAGTCGTCGACGACGTCATCGAAGAACCCATGGGCGGGGCCCAAAACTCTCCAGAGGAAGCAGCGAATTCCGTGGGTAAAGCCGTTCGGAGCCACTTGGCCGAGCTCGTGAAACTCACGAAGGATCAGCTCCTGGAAAAGCGATACGCCCGTTATCGCACTCTTGGAGAGTTAAATGATGGGAAAGTAATCGACATTAACGAGGCCGCTTCCTGA
- the queA gene encoding tRNA preQ1(34) S-adenosylmethionine ribosyltransferase-isomerase QueA, which yields MDAALFDYELPPDRIAQEPLPARDESRLLVVHRSSQTIEHRKFRDLLDYTKPTDLFFRNTAKVLPARIFARRPTGGRVECLLLRPAGKASSDSNKTSNEQWWCLLKPGKKLPEGAVFSVENELDATVLEKNAQAEYRVSFSMKNEGSVASMAENLGKMPLPPYIDREKNDPRDRSDRDRYQTVYAKSEKTVAAAAPTAGLHFTPALVKSIEGLGGQFHDLTLHVGMGTFKPLDEGSVESHQIHREIYEIPESAQKALREAPEGGERRICIGTTSVRSVEDYLRKCGTVQSPVFTGEAALFLYPPCAFLGVDALITNFHLPKSTLLCLASAFLKPGSTEGIAWLKDIYKEALAHDYRFLSYGDAMLIL from the coding sequence ATGGACGCTGCCCTATTTGACTACGAACTACCACCTGACCGGATCGCCCAAGAACCGCTTCCGGCTCGTGACGAGTCCCGCCTTCTTGTAGTACATCGGTCTAGCCAGACGATTGAACATCGAAAGTTCCGGGACCTACTGGACTATACTAAACCCACGGACTTGTTTTTTCGAAATACCGCCAAAGTGCTTCCCGCCCGAATCTTCGCCCGTCGACCAACGGGAGGCCGAGTCGAATGCCTGCTTCTTCGTCCTGCAGGAAAGGCCTCATCAGATTCGAACAAGACTTCAAATGAGCAATGGTGGTGTCTCCTAAAGCCGGGAAAAAAACTTCCTGAGGGTGCCGTTTTTTCCGTTGAAAACGAATTGGATGCCACCGTGCTTGAGAAAAATGCACAGGCTGAGTATCGCGTGAGTTTCAGCATGAAAAATGAGGGATCCGTCGCAAGCATGGCCGAGAATCTTGGCAAAATGCCGCTCCCCCCCTACATCGATCGGGAAAAGAATGATCCAAGGGACCGATCCGACAGAGACCGATATCAGACAGTCTATGCAAAGTCCGAAAAGACGGTCGCCGCAGCGGCCCCTACCGCCGGCCTGCACTTTACGCCGGCACTCGTCAAATCGATAGAGGGCCTGGGAGGTCAATTCCACGACCTTACACTGCACGTCGGAATGGGAACGTTCAAACCACTGGACGAAGGCTCCGTTGAGTCCCACCAGATCCATCGGGAGATCTATGAGATCCCGGAATCCGCTCAAAAAGCCTTGCGGGAGGCTCCAGAAGGGGGCGAGCGCCGCATTTGCATCGGGACCACGAGCGTGCGTAGCGTCGAGGATTACCTGCGAAAATGCGGCACGGTCCAAAGCCCTGTTTTCACAGGGGAAGCGGCCCTATTTCTCTATCCCCCATGCGCATTCCTAGGAGTCGATGCGCTTATCACAAATTTCCACCTGCCGAAATCGACTCTACTTTGCCTGGCCTCCGCCTTTCTTAAACCGGGTTCCACTGAAGGAATTGCTTGGTTAAAAGATATTTACAAAGAGGCCCTGGCCCACGACTATCGGTTTTTAAGCTACGGGGACGCGATGCTAATTCTCTGA
- a CDS encoding tetratricopeptide repeat protein, which translates to MPDSEETQSAIEDATFDFTMGDAPIAISKLENLLESHPECFAAWHALCEIRYSEKQYAEALQAAEKAHALDPDDLFINTSLSRIWLELGSKEKAEHFGAQAKIADWKEQLKNPDQAKTGLDVTG; encoded by the coding sequence ATGCCAGATTCAGAAGAAACCCAAAGCGCAATAGAAGACGCCACCTTCGATTTCACGATGGGCGACGCCCCCATCGCCATTTCAAAGCTGGAGAACCTGCTGGAATCGCATCCTGAGTGTTTCGCTGCCTGGCATGCCCTGTGCGAGATACGCTATTCCGAAAAACAATACGCAGAAGCGCTTCAGGCTGCCGAAAAGGCCCACGCCCTTGATCCAGACGACCTCTTTATCAACACTAGCCTTTCACGTATTTGGCTCGAGCTAGGCTCAAAGGAAAAGGCTGAGCATTTTGGAGCTCAGGCGAAAATAGCCGATTGGAAAGAACAGCTCAAGAATCCGGATCAGGCAAAAACCGGCTTGGATGTCACCGGATAA
- a CDS encoding serine/threonine protein phosphatase, with the protein MREIKDTQRATVRIGYDGRVHKTFRGQDATDRYTNEVRVLQYLEEKGCTFVPRLLKWDEEDLSLVTTNCGSRVEDSISDTRTTELYKELERDFGVRHEDPFARNITYDPRLGRFCIIDFEYAVILEKGEGLLQPESRTDHERKR; encoded by the coding sequence ATGCGAGAGATTAAAGATACACAGCGTGCTACGGTTCGGATAGGATATGACGGTCGCGTTCACAAAACCTTCCGTGGACAGGATGCCACAGATCGGTACACTAATGAAGTGAGAGTCCTGCAGTACCTCGAAGAAAAGGGGTGTACCTTCGTCCCAAGACTTCTTAAATGGGATGAAGAGGACCTGAGTCTCGTTACCACAAATTGCGGTTCACGTGTTGAGGATTCGATCAGCGATACAAGAACGACCGAACTTTACAAAGAGCTTGAACGCGACTTTGGCGTGCGGCACGAGGATCCCTTTGCCCGTAACATCACGTATGATCCCAGGCTCGGCCGATTTTGTATAATCGATTTTGAATACGCTGTGATCCTTGAAAAGGGGGAGGGGCTTTTGCAGCCCGAATCCAGAACTGACCATGAGCGAAAACGATAG
- a CDS encoding glutamine synthetase beta-grasp domain-containing protein — translation MAKYKLEYIWLDGYTPVPNLRGKTRIASEAPNSLDDCPMWGFDGSSTQQADGSDSDCMLKPVKLYPDAGRNNAFIVMCEVMLPNGDPHPSNHRASIIDDEDAWFGLEQEYFLFEDGRPLGWPESGYPDPQGEYYTGVGYQNVGGIAREIVDEHLELCLAAGINHEGINAEVAKGQWEFQVFAKGSKNCADDIWVARYLLQCLTEKYEVTVEYHCKPFQGDWNGSGMHCNFSTKHLREVGGKDYFLALMDAFEKNKEEHIAAYGPDNHMRLTGLHETQSIDKFSWGIADRGASIRVPHAFVADDKYQGYLEDRRPNSQGDPYQICSRVLKTISEVSTS, via the coding sequence ATGGCTAAATACAAGCTCGAATACATATGGCTAGATGGCTACACGCCCGTTCCTAATTTACGCGGAAAAACGCGTATCGCTTCTGAAGCGCCAAATTCTCTCGACGATTGCCCTATGTGGGGATTCGACGGTAGCTCGACGCAGCAGGCTGACGGTAGCGATTCCGACTGCATGCTGAAACCCGTTAAGCTCTATCCGGATGCCGGACGTAATAATGCCTTCATCGTCATGTGCGAAGTGATGCTTCCCAACGGCGATCCTCATCCAAGCAACCATCGCGCATCGATTATTGATGACGAAGACGCTTGGTTCGGACTAGAGCAAGAGTACTTTCTTTTTGAAGATGGACGTCCCCTAGGCTGGCCTGAGTCTGGCTACCCGGATCCACAAGGCGAATACTATACTGGAGTTGGATATCAAAACGTTGGTGGGATTGCTCGTGAAATTGTTGATGAGCATCTAGAGCTATGTCTGGCCGCTGGGATCAACCACGAAGGGATCAACGCTGAAGTTGCGAAAGGCCAGTGGGAATTCCAAGTTTTCGCCAAGGGTTCTAAAAACTGTGCTGATGACATCTGGGTGGCTCGCTATCTTCTTCAGTGTTTGACTGAGAAATACGAAGTAACCGTTGAGTATCACTGTAAACCCTTCCAAGGCGACTGGAATGGCTCTGGTATGCATTGTAACTTCTCGACCAAACACCTGCGTGAAGTGGGCGGCAAGGACTACTTCCTCGCTCTCATGGATGCGTTTGAGAAGAACAAGGAAGAGCACATTGCGGCCTATGGTCCCGACAATCACATGCGCTTGACCGGTCTTCATGAGACACAGTCTATCGACAAGTTCTCTTGGGGCATTGCTGACCGTGGTGCTTCGATTCGCGTACCGCACGCCTTTGTCGCGGACGACAAGTATCAGGGCTATTTAGAAGACCGTCGTCCCAACTCACAAGGCGACCCCTATCAGATTTGTTCTCGGGTTCTAAAGACGATTTCAGAAGTTTCTACTTCCTAG